The genome window CGTCTTGACGCCGCGAACGGCCTCCAGACCGACCTTGGCCTTGAACTCGGCCGTGTGTACCCGGCGTTTTTTACCTTCACTCATTTGCTGCCATCCTTTCACGGACCACAGCTTAAACCATCGTCTCAGATTCGGGATCCACTATACGGCCCTGCTCGACAATCACACACGCTGCGCGCTCGATTGCGCATTTCAGATGTTGCTGGTGCTAAATTGCGGGCTTCGTTACCCCGCGACTATGTCCCTAGTCGGGAAATCGGTCCCGTTAAAACAGAGATATTTTTGAGCGAGATGGTTCTCTGATTGAACAAAATCTGTGTGTAAAGAGCACGCGTCAATAAACTTGATGTATCGACTGTAGCGTCACGCTAGCTGTTTTTGGAGCAGTGGATCTGTGACCAACAATGACTGGCGCTAGCAGAGGCGAAATTTACTTAGCAAGCGCCATATTAGTCATTAGATCAACTTAGAAATTGACGAAAATTATCAGTCACCCGTATTGGGACAACATTTTCTTGAATCCGTGACAATACATCCCGCCATTGATGGGCTTGGGCACTGCTCACTTGCACAGACGCATTCGCTCGCTTGAGTCTTTTTTGGATCTTTAACTGGCGGTTCGACCGGATCCTCGTCACCATCCTCGCTCGCACCACCAACCATGGTCAGTTCACTCATCGACAACGTACGGAGTGTGCGCTTATTTAACTCAATTTTGTACATTTTAGCCTTATAAAATTTTGTTTTTTTCAAAAACTTCAAATTAAATAATAAAAAGTCATCATGTGAAATTTTTTGTGGCCAGAACTTGAAAGCTATCTGTTCCAAAAATTACTAACACCGGACGCTACAATATCATAAAAATAACAAAATGCAAAAAATCAGTAATTATATATTTGAAAAGATTGTCTATTAACAAACTTTGCTTCTGATGATAAGGGTAGCCTAGAAAAATCTGCACTACACAAAGGCTGAAGTATTTTCCTGAAAGTAAGCAAAGTGATATACAAAATTTATAATTGTTGTTATAGTATGTATCCAGTGACGAAATTTCGATAAATTTTCAACAGTAAATCAAAAAATTGAGATGCAGTAAGAATTACTGATTTTCGTCATCTGACTGAGTAGGCACAACCGCCAAAAATTCTTAGTCATTCCCATAGCTATGCCAAAATTCATTTGAAGACTCTGTTAATAGAGACCAATTAACCATATTATTTTATTTACATTTTTAAGAAAAATGTATACCATCCGCATTCCGTTAATTTAAAGCGGAAAATGGGGTCAAGTATCGATTTAAAATAGAAAATCGGTATTGACTTTTTGAAAAATGTGATATGGGAATGAAAAATGGAAAAAATTGAATTGAACAAACGGACGCTCCGTACATTGTCAATGAGTGAGCTGACAATGATCGGCGGGGCGAGCGAAGACGGTGACGAGGAACCTGCGCAACCGATTGACAATGGTGATCAGAATGCAGCCACCAAGACCAAGCCTGCTCCTCCGTATACAACTAATTGTCCAACTTCGAAATGCCCGTTAGCATCGGAAATCTGTCCGCCTACGAACGATCGTAAATGTTGCCCTAACACCGGTTCATAACAGACTGGATGGTACTGCCGGATCGGTAAAATTCCAATCCGGCAGTATTTTTAATAATGCAGATGAGTAAGCAAAAATATATTTTGGAAAAATTGAAGTAAATGAAGATCGACCATTACCTGTTAGAAAAAAAGTGCTTTATCGAACTACTGTCAAGACCAAAAAATGTGTGTTTAGCTGACGGTGTTGCTGGAGCTCTCTTACTTGAGTCACAACTTTATTCTCAAGCTCCCTCTAAGGAGCGACGTGAAAATATTGTTAAAGTAATTAATATTCTAATTCATTCCATTCAATTCGAACCATTGGAGATCGGTCTCTGGATAGGTCTTACGGGGATTCTGTATTCAATCGAGTTTACAAGATCGATCTGCCCGGAATTAGTGTCCCCAGAAGTTCAAACATTTGTTTCGGAAATGGACGAACATTTAATAAATTACTTAGACAGCAGGAAAAACGATCTAAATTTTGATCTAATTAGTGGAACAGTAGGCATCGGCGCATATGCATTGATGCGTACGGACATAATTGCAGCTCGACGAATTTACAGTTCTGTAGAAAGATCTCTAATTACTTCCTCCGAACATGTGGGAAATGGACGTATCTGGCGTTCAAACATGCCTCGATCATCGTTGGCTTTCACTCCCGGTATTACACGGATAGATTTAGGGTTAGCTCATGGGCTTCCTGGTGTAGTTTTATTGATGGCCGGCGCTGTAAAGCACACTCTAGCGACAGAAATTACACAGAATGTTTTGCAAGAAGCAGTCGTCGCCTTGATTGGATATCAAGCCGAACAGAAAAATGGCTCCAAATACCCCTACTTCGATCCTCAACACGAATGGGCTGGAAGTAGACTAGGGTGGTGTTACGGTGATCTGGGAGTAGGTTTTGCTATCGCATCTGCCGGATCGGCCACTTCCAATCAGTCGTGGATAAATTTTGGAAAAGAATTGGTGGAGCAAAGAATATCACAACCCACTTCAACTTTCCTTATCAGTGACAATTCTCTGTGTCATGGACGATCAGGAGTACTGCATATATTGAAAAAGCTTAAGCAATATTTTTCTATAGAAGATTATACTTTCGTAGCAGAATGGATTGCACATGATACCGAAAAAGATAGTGTTAATGATAGTTTGGCCTCATATGGTTTATTAGAGGGAATGACGGGCGTTCTAATAAGTCTCTATGACAACTCAAGTCAAGAGCGGCAACATTGGGATACCTGCTTGTGCTTAGGATTTTAATTAATACAAAAATACACAATATATAAAATAACCACCAATTCCGATGACAAAATCCGCCAAGTTTTCAAACGACAAATTTTTTATATTGCGCTCACCATTCTTGCCAGAAAATACATGGAAAGAGTACAAAGATCATGCGCATTCACTTGAAATTTCGACACCGCTCGACCAATGGGACGCACGCGCACAGTCGGCGAAAAAACAATTCGCGCATGGTGTCGTGGCTGAAGCGATATTTATTGCAAGCCAAAACTTATACCACCGATTGAGTGAGTCGACTTGGGAAACAAAAACCGAATCGGGCCGGAAGTTGCTGCTAGCATTTGAACGCTATCTTAACAGGATGTGCTTCCGATCAACTCCATTTGGATTATTTTCATCAGTGTCACACGGTACTGTCAAAAATACAGAAGAGAAAAGAATATACTCGACGTTTTCTGGAGACTCAACTGGGACGAAAAAAGTACGAATTGATGTGGCCTACCTACAAGAACTTCGAAACTATATTTTATTGAAGTTCGGTGAAAAATTCAAATATAGCGCAAACCGCTCAATATGGTATCAGGGAAATAATATAAAATTTACGGAATGGATGGACGCGTCTGGCAGTGGCAGAAATTATTCATCGGCAGAGATCGATTATCATCCGATAATAGAGAGCATTATTATTTATTGCACAAATGAAAAATTTTATGCGAAAGAAATAGCAATTGAAATATCAAAAAATTACAATAGTTATTCGAGCCAAGTGATAGATGCACTAATTAAAGATTTGATTGCATCGCAGCTGCTATTACCCGCACTGTCAATTGATCTTTTTTCTCCCAATCCGACAATCCCGTTTTCTGAACACTTATTGAAAATTTCAGAATGTCGGGAAATTGGAGAAAAATTAATGGAGATAGATCAAGAGATTGCCACTATCTCTTGTGGCGGACTAGAGGCTATTAATATTTATAAAAATATTAATAAAAAATTATCAGGGATATTTCCGGTAAAAAAAAATACACCATTGCTTCGAATTGATTGTTTTCGTACTAAACCTGAGTTTTCCCTTAGTGAAGATTATTGCAAAAAATTGACGGCTGATCTTGAAGAATTGATGATTCGGTTTGCAGAAAAAGATCTTTCATTAAACTCAATTGAACAGACGTTCAAAGAAAAATACGGCAGTAGCGCAGTTCCTATTTCCGAGATGCTCGATGACTCCGACTTTATCAGTAAATTGGGGAACGTATTTGTTCCTGATTCAATTGGAAAATTTGGCATTAATAGTAGCGAAAATGCGCAGAACTACTCAAGAAATTATGGTCTGCGTCAGTTTGACCAATTTCTCGTCGAGAGATTGCTGGCAGCACAATCATCTTCTAATAATGCAGTGATCAATATCACAAAGGAAGACGTTCTTAAATGGCCAAAACGTGGAAGCAATTTTTGTGAAAACATATTCACCATTATGACCGTATTACCGAAAACGGGAGGTGATCTGATTGACACTAAAACATGGTTACAAGGAATTTCTAATTCGGATGTCGGAACATGGGGCGGCAGATTTTGCTACGGCAACGCCGATTTAGAGAGTTCATTAAGAAATTCAAAATTCAAAGACGATACAAGTTCCGATGCGCCTATTCACGCTGAAATATGTTATATGCCATCTGGAACCATCGGAAATGTTCTGAACCGACCGCTCATTTATCCTTATCGAATAAATTTAATAGAGGGAGACATTCAGGACATCAATTTCGAAATAGCGCTTTCAGATCTGTTGATAAAATTCAACAATGGGGAGATGCAACTTTGGTCGAAAAAAATTGATAAAAGAGTCATACCACATATGACCTCTGCACACAGCCAGGATCACTCGGGAAATATTGCGGCGTATTCATTTCTCCGTAGTTTAGAGTCATACTCAAAATATGTCGTATATTTTGGTTGGAGTAATTTTTTTTCCCAGTACTCTTATTTGCCGAGAATCGAATATGAAAATATAATACTTGCACCAGCGAGATGGTTAGTTGGGCCAAATGATATCAAGATAAAGAAAACGTCAACCGAGGATGAAAATAAGAAGAAATTTCGTTCATATTTAGAAGAAATAAAGATAGCAAATAGCGTAGAATTGAAAGAGTTTGATAATACGCTTATTCTAAATTATAAAGATGAGATCGATTTCGAGCAGATTTATAAAAGCTATAAAAAATTCAGAAAACTAATTTTAAGAGAAGTTGTTGTGCAGGATGAATCAAATTTGGTTCGTCATGAAGTGTTGCTTCCGATAAAAACACAGACCCTCCTGAAGGATGTCACTGCCGTCGATAATATGGCAGCTAAAAACCGTGTTCAAGCGGACGCAGAAAAAGCGAGAGATTTAGTACACGCGCCGATGAGTGAGGTAGTTTATGTAAAAATTTACATGAAAGAAAGCAGCATAGATAAGTTCCTGAGCGAAGAATGTGCCGAAATTATCAGTAGCTGTCGACAACATAAATTAGCAGACGACTGGTTCTTTATTCGTTATGCAGATCCTAAGCCACATATTAGATTAAGAATATTTACAAATACGGTAGGTTCAATTTCCAAGATAGTCGAAGCGATTATTGTTAAGCTAGATCAGCTGAACGATCAAAATATGATAGAAAGCTATTGTTTTTCACTGTACGAACGAGAGATCGCTCGTTATGGCGGAGCTAAATTAATTTCTTTTAGTGAAAAATTATTTAGTTTAGATAGTGATATTGCTATAAATATTATTTCAAAGTCAGATATTTTTCGCAATCGTCTTGTTGCAGCTGCTTGGTCATGCACATCTTTTTTAAACGATCTTGGTTGTAATCCTGAGGCAGCGTATGCAATTGTAAAAAATAAAGCTGAATCTTATCGTTCCGAATTTAGAATCACAAGATGGCAACGAGAATTGATGGGTAAAGACTTCAGAGAAAACTATCGAGAAACTATTTCGACTATCGAGGACGGTATTTTTCACTTCGGGGTAGACAAGAAATTAGACGCATTATCAGAGTCAACAAGGGTGCGGCGCAGACTAGTTGTTGAGGACGCCAAAGAAAAATTTGGATTCTCATTCTCGAAGCAGGAGTTCCAAAGTATTATTCATAGTCATTTACATATGATATGTATCCGGCTTATTGAAAATAATCCCCGTGCACATGAGGTGCTGGTTTACGATATTTTAGAGCGAATATATAGAGCTGCGATTGGAAAGGCTAAATCGTCATTTTCATTGCGGGTGCAATCTTGAACGAATTGTTTCGTAAAGAGGCTGTTGAGGCACGCAAGCCTAAGTGGCTGGGTGAAATTATCGTTATTCAGCCGCCATCGTCACGGATTGTTAGCATTTTGACGTTAATAATATTAACAGCACTATTCTTTCTTTTATTTTTTGGAACGTATACTCGTCGAACAACAGTTCCAGGAAAGCTAATGCCTGTCGAAGGTCTGGTTCAAATTTTCGCTATCCAATCTGGTATAGTTGCCGAAAAGAGATTTAAAGAAGGAGAGTTACTGGAAAAGGGACAACCGATGTACCTTATATCTGGAGAAAGAAGAAATGAAGCTCAGGTTGAATCACAAATGGCGATTAGTCATGAGCTAATGAATAGACAAAAATTTCTGGAAAATGAAATTAATTCTAAGAGCCTAGTTTTGCGCGATTATGATCGTAGGATCGGCAGAACTATTTCGAATATCCGGTTAGAGCTACAGAAAGTCGAAGAACAGATTCAAGTCCAAGCCGAGAGAATTGAATTAGAAAACGCTGCTCTATCAAGATTTCGACAACTTTTTGAGACAGGATATTTTTCAAAAGAACAATGGAGACAAAAACAAGGGGAATATTTGGATCAGAAAAATAGGATCAGCGCTCTGGAACGGGAACGTATGATCCTGTTGCGCAATATAGAAGAGAAGAATGATGAGTTAGTAGTTGCAAAAGAAAATAATATTGCCGAGGCTTCTGTCTTAAGTCGACAGTTATCTTTGAATATTCAGGAATTAGGTGAAAGCGAAGTGCGAAGGATGCAAATAGTGACTGCTCCGGTAGCTGGTATCGCTACGGCGATTATTGCAAACGTGGGTCAGACTACGAATGGAAATTCACTGATGGCAAGTATCGTTCCTAAGAATTCCAAGCTGGAGGCACGGCTGTATGCACCAAGTAGTGCGATTGGCTTTATTAAATCCGGAATGATTGTACGTTTGCGCTATGAAGCGTATCCATTCCAGCGATTTGGGCAAGCTATTGGAAAAGTGATTTCTGTTTCCAGAGCGCCATCAGTGACGTCTGAGTTAAAGGAAATCCAGCGTGAGAATTCTCAAGCATTAATTTCAAATTATGAAATAATAGTTGAGTTGGAAAAACAAAGCATTTTGGTCGATGGACACAATGTCCCTTTACCACCAGGTATGACATTGCAAGCGGATATTCTAGCAGAGACTCGTAAGTTGTATCAATGGATGTTTGTACCATTTGCTGAGCTGAATGCCATTCGTAGTAACTAAAGTAGAGTTAGCAATATTAATGTAAATTCAGGTTAATTAAAACGATGTCAATTTTTGAAAAAATTTCCCTGGGGAAATCCTCTAAAACTCCGCTTATTTTGCAAATCGAAGCTGCTGAATGTGGATTGGCATGTTTGGCAATGATCTCAGGTCACTATCAAAATCATTTAGATTTATCCACTATGAGAGGAAAATATACGTTTTCCTTGAAAGGAGCGTCGCTAGCACAGGTGATTCATGTGGCCGAGAAACTTAAATTAGGAACACGTCCAGTTCGGTTAGAAATAGAAGATCTTCCAGAGTTACGCCTGCCATGTATTTTACATTGGAACTTTAATCATTTTGTAGTTCTGACAAATGTATCGAAAGATCGAATAACGATATTAGATCCAGCATTCGGTGAGCGAATAATAGGTCGGGCCGAAGTTGGCCTTTCATTTACGGGAATCGCATTGGAGTTATGGCCCAATCCTGAGTTTGAGAAGAAAAATCCGGTTGCTCGCGTGCGTTTGAGGGATCTTATTGGATCAGTGCATGGTTTAGGAAAGTCACTATTTCAAATTCTACTGCTAGCATTTGCAATTGAAGCTTTTTCGCTAATAAGTCCATTCTTTATGACATGGGTTATAGATGACGTAGTCCTGAGTCATGATAAATCTCTTCTGCAAGTTTTGACATTTTCATTTTTAATATTACTTATAATGCAAGTATCTATTAATACCATGCGTTCATGGTTGATAATATTTATGTCCACCTCTATAAATTTGCACTGGCGATCAAATATTTTTTCACATTTGCTGAAACTACCGATCAATTATTTTGAAAAAAGAACCTTGGGTGATGTTGTTTCTAGGTTCGAATCCATAGATCAAATACAAAGAACTTTAACCACTTCATTTTTAGAGGCTCTCCTCGATGGAGTAATGGCGACGTTAACACTATTTTTGATGTTTTACTATAGCCCTAAAATGGCTTTAGTATCCATATCAACTGCAATTTTGTATGGAATTATTCGATGGATTTGGTTTTATCCTACCCGCATAGCCAATGAAAAACAGATAATTTGTTCAGCGAAGCAGCACACGCATTTCTTGGAGACCGTTCGTGGAGTAAAAGCGATTAAACTATTTTTAAAAAATGAAGGTAGACGCGCTGCTTGGCTTACGCTCGTAACAAACGAAATTAATGCCGGCTTACGGCTTCAAAAACTAAATCTATATTTTCGGGTAGTGAATTCGGTTGCATTTGGAGTTGAGAATTTATTAGTCGTTGCATTAGGCGCGGTATACGTAATGGAAGGCTCGTTTACGATCGGCATTTTAATTGCTTTCATGGCATATAAAAACCAATTTTTAGGTCGTGCAAGTTCTCTTATTGACAAGGCGTTGGAGTTCAAAATGTTGCAGGTTTATGGCGAGCGGCTAGGCGATATTGTGCTCACTGAACCTGAGAATTCTGAAGTTGACGTAGTTTCCTGGCAAGGTATTGAGCTGGTCCCATCCCTCTCTGTGAGAGGTCTCAAATTTAGGTATGGTGAACAGGAACCGTGGATATTGAATGGGGTCGATTTTGATGTAGCGTCGGGTGAGTCTGTCGCGATTGTAGGTCCGTCCGGATGTGGAAAATCGACATTGATTAATGTGTTGATAGGAACATCAACAAATAGTAGAGGAAATATTTATATCGGCGACCAAGATATAAAGAAGGTGGGAGTGAATTCGTTCAGGGAAATCGTTGGCACTGTTCTGCAAGATGATGTACTTTTCGCCGGCTCGATCCAAGATAATATCAGTTTTTTTGATCCCGATGCTGACTCAAATTGGATTGAAGAATGCGCAAGTATTGCTGCGGTTTTGGAAGATATCAAAGCGATGCCTATGGGCTTCAATTCACTTGTGGGAGATATGGGAACGGTTCTTTCTGGTGGTCAGAAACAGCGTGTGTTATTGGCTCGAGCCTTGTATAAAAGACCAAAAATACTTTTGCTTGATGAAGCTACTAGTCATTTAGACGTCGCCTGTGAGAAAAAAGTGAATTTAGCGATATCTAAATTAAAGATGACGAAAATAATTATAGCTCACAGGCCTGAGACAATCGCATCTGCAGACAGAGTATTAGTAATGGAAAATGGAAAGATAAAAATCTAACAGATTTGTTTAAATAAATTATAATAGGAATGATATGTTAAATTTTGGAATGACAAAAGATATTTTCTTCAGTGATTTTTATGAAAAAAAGCCGTTTATAAAACGTGGTGGATACATTTCTAAGTCTATTGGATGGGATGAGGTAGATAAATGTCTATATATTGCCGAGAGTATCGGGGCAAATCTTAGAGTGCACAAAAATGGATTTGTTGAAGATTCTGCGTACATGGAGGTTTGTTCAGAGTTGGGATCTGTTAAAAACAAGTTAATAAAAATTAATTTAGCTCAATTACTGGGTGCCGGTGCATCGATTATATATAATCGGATGGAGATATCTTCCCTTGAAATCCGATCGCTATGTAATCAGGTATCCCGATTTTCTGGTGCTGAAGCCGTTGCAAACGGATATATCTCTTTCGGAGATAAGGAAACATTTGGTAATCATTGGGATACGCACGATGTGTTTGCAGTACAACTGTTGGGACGAAAGCGTTGGTTAGTCTATGAGCCCACTTTTCCACTTCCGTTGCCCGGCCAAACAAGTTTGAATTGCAAAGGTGATTGTCCTAGTGAGCCAGTAATTGATGAGATTCTTGAGGCTGGGGACATTTTATATAT of Janthinobacterium sp. PAMC25594 contains these proteins:
- a CDS encoding lanthionine synthetase LanC family protein; the protein is MKIDHYLLEKKCFIELLSRPKNVCLADGVAGALLLESQLYSQAPSKERRENIVKVINILIHSIQFEPLEIGLWIGLTGILYSIEFTRSICPELVSPEVQTFVSEMDEHLINYLDSRKNDLNFDLISGTVGIGAYALMRTDIIAARRIYSSVERSLITSSEHVGNGRIWRSNMPRSSLAFTPGITRIDLGLAHGLPGVVLLMAGAVKHTLATEITQNVLQEAVVALIGYQAEQKNGSKYPYFDPQHEWAGSRLGWCYGDLGVGFAIASAGSATSNQSWINFGKELVEQRISQPTSTFLISDNSLCHGRSGVLHILKKLKQYFSIEDYTFVAEWIAHDTEKDSVNDSLASYGLLEGMTGVLISLYDNSSQERQHWDTCLCLGF
- a CDS encoding lantibiotic dehydratase — translated: MTKSAKFSNDKFFILRSPFLPENTWKEYKDHAHSLEISTPLDQWDARAQSAKKQFAHGVVAEAIFIASQNLYHRLSESTWETKTESGRKLLLAFERYLNRMCFRSTPFGLFSSVSHGTVKNTEEKRIYSTFSGDSTGTKKVRIDVAYLQELRNYILLKFGEKFKYSANRSIWYQGNNIKFTEWMDASGSGRNYSSAEIDYHPIIESIIIYCTNEKFYAKEIAIEISKNYNSYSSQVIDALIKDLIASQLLLPALSIDLFSPNPTIPFSEHLLKISECREIGEKLMEIDQEIATISCGGLEAINIYKNINKKLSGIFPVKKNTPLLRIDCFRTKPEFSLSEDYCKKLTADLEELMIRFAEKDLSLNSIEQTFKEKYGSSAVPISEMLDDSDFISKLGNVFVPDSIGKFGINSSENAQNYSRNYGLRQFDQFLVERLLAAQSSSNNAVINITKEDVLKWPKRGSNFCENIFTIMTVLPKTGGDLIDTKTWLQGISNSDVGTWGGRFCYGNADLESSLRNSKFKDDTSSDAPIHAEICYMPSGTIGNVLNRPLIYPYRINLIEGDIQDINFEIALSDLLIKFNNGEMQLWSKKIDKRVIPHMTSAHSQDHSGNIAAYSFLRSLESYSKYVVYFGWSNFFSQYSYLPRIEYENIILAPARWLVGPNDIKIKKTSTEDENKKKFRSYLEEIKIANSVELKEFDNTLILNYKDEIDFEQIYKSYKKFRKLILREVVVQDESNLVRHEVLLPIKTQTLLKDVTAVDNMAAKNRVQADAEKARDLVHAPMSEVVYVKIYMKESSIDKFLSEECAEIISSCRQHKLADDWFFIRYADPKPHIRLRIFTNTVGSISKIVEAIIVKLDQLNDQNMIESYCFSLYEREIARYGGAKLISFSEKLFSLDSDIAINIISKSDIFRNRLVAAAWSCTSFLNDLGCNPEAAYAIVKNKAESYRSEFRITRWQRELMGKDFRENYRETISTIEDGIFHFGVDKKLDALSESTRVRRRLVVEDAKEKFGFSFSKQEFQSIIHSHLHMICIRLIENNPRAHEVLVYDILERIYRAAIGKAKSSFSLRVQS
- a CDS encoding HlyD family secretion protein yields the protein MNELFRKEAVEARKPKWLGEIIVIQPPSSRIVSILTLIILTALFFLLFFGTYTRRTTVPGKLMPVEGLVQIFAIQSGIVAEKRFKEGELLEKGQPMYLISGERRNEAQVESQMAISHELMNRQKFLENEINSKSLVLRDYDRRIGRTISNIRLELQKVEEQIQVQAERIELENAALSRFRQLFETGYFSKEQWRQKQGEYLDQKNRISALERERMILLRNIEEKNDELVVAKENNIAEASVLSRQLSLNIQELGESEVRRMQIVTAPVAGIATAIIANVGQTTNGNSLMASIVPKNSKLEARLYAPSSAIGFIKSGMIVRLRYEAYPFQRFGQAIGKVISVSRAPSVTSELKEIQRENSQALISNYEIIVELEKQSILVDGHNVPLPPGMTLQADILAETRKLYQWMFVPFAELNAIRSN
- a CDS encoding peptidase domain-containing ABC transporter; the protein is MSIFEKISLGKSSKTPLILQIEAAECGLACLAMISGHYQNHLDLSTMRGKYTFSLKGASLAQVIHVAEKLKLGTRPVRLEIEDLPELRLPCILHWNFNHFVVLTNVSKDRITILDPAFGERIIGRAEVGLSFTGIALELWPNPEFEKKNPVARVRLRDLIGSVHGLGKSLFQILLLAFAIEAFSLISPFFMTWVIDDVVLSHDKSLLQVLTFSFLILLIMQVSINTMRSWLIIFMSTSINLHWRSNIFSHLLKLPINYFEKRTLGDVVSRFESIDQIQRTLTTSFLEALLDGVMATLTLFLMFYYSPKMALVSISTAILYGIIRWIWFYPTRIANEKQIICSAKQHTHFLETVRGVKAIKLFLKNEGRRAAWLTLVTNEINAGLRLQKLNLYFRVVNSVAFGVENLLVVALGAVYVMEGSFTIGILIAFMAYKNQFLGRASSLIDKALEFKMLQVYGERLGDIVLTEPENSEVDVVSWQGIELVPSLSVRGLKFRYGEQEPWILNGVDFDVASGESVAIVGPSGCGKSTLINVLIGTSTNSRGNIYIGDQDIKKVGVNSFREIVGTVLQDDVLFAGSIQDNISFFDPDADSNWIEECASIAAVLEDIKAMPMGFNSLVGDMGTVLSGGQKQRVLLARALYKRPKILLLDEATSHLDVACEKKVNLAISKLKMTKIIIAHRPETIASADRVLVMENGKIKI
- a CDS encoding cupin domain-containing protein is translated as MLNFGMTKDIFFSDFYEKKPFIKRGGYISKSIGWDEVDKCLYIAESIGANLRVHKNGFVEDSAYMEVCSELGSVKNKLIKINLAQLLGAGASIIYNRMEISSLEIRSLCNQVSRFSGAEAVANGYISFGDKETFGNHWDTHDVFAVQLLGRKRWLVYEPTFPLPLPGQTSLNCKGDCPSEPVIDEILEAGDILYIPRGWWHTAVPLDEETFHVAIGTHPPKIIDYINWISKNSLPDLLSCRTSIRLDDFSADSMKNVVGDLVSLMLDASNIRNFQESAVRNERFSSDFDISRNFRKNSLSEVNNGIYSLNSKFRGNLIKSAATVNGVFVKQEPLVKSIIEMLADSEGSISFDNFCLSNEKYSKQEVRIAIDDLLHRDIVQKVN